A genomic stretch from Orcinus orca chromosome 14, mOrcOrc1.1, whole genome shotgun sequence includes:
- the HPS6 gene encoding BLOC-2 complex member HPS6: MKRAGTLRLLSDLNNFSGAARLRELLAGDPAVRVRCSPDGRHLLLLRPPGAPGPQLLVAVRGPGAELERAWPAGQPSPLDAFFLPWPSRPALVLVWESGLAEVWGTGVGPGWRLLQSTELCTGGGARVVAVAAPRGRLVWCEERQAGAEGREGPPAVAFSHCVCVRTLEPSGEAGTNLGRTHILLHNCPRFGLLTSRKDLFLVPTATTWPGVGHILLIWSPSKGKVVVAAPCLGLSHSKSLNPGGGDPWDFRTLLRGLPGLLSPRQPLTVHTWAPTPQGLLWLDFRGTVSLVQPHGGTRAVGTLQEAPASLAGSAALGAFHGTLACVLGSTLELLDMGSGQLLERKVLSTDRVHLLEPPAPGMENEEELETRGGLRLLSAVGLFRVGWEAPQGLELPSAEDLVFEEACEYYQRRSLRGARLTPEELRHNSTFRAPQALASILQGHVSPSTLLTTLRAELRDYRGLEQLKAQLVAGDEEEAGWTELAEHEVARLLRTELMGDQLAQLNTVFQALPTAAWGAILRALQLQPDGNGRLRSQAPPDVWKKVLGVTTGGKEPPSGILPLFELLCRCLCRLEPRWLPPFVELAQQQGGPGWGSGGPGLPLYRRALEVLGEEGTRPEALELDLLLGSGRPKAVLQAVGQLVQKEEWERALEAGLALSSSSPLLRSEIFKLLLAEFARHRRLDAHLPLLCRLCPPDLAPTELLLLLRTHLPDELEPPAPFPEPGAEPPLTVGLLRALLEQTGTQGRPSGPVLSQYEDILWDPGTPPPTPPRGPMSALQASDHPGLEAWAPSGQGLCVTDTG; this comes from the coding sequence ATGAAGCGTGCGGGAACTCTGCGCCTGCTCTCGGACCTGAACAACTTCAGCGGCGCGGCCCGGCTCCGGGAGTTGTTGGCCGGGGACCCAGCCGTCCGAGTTCGCTGCAGCCCGGACGGCCGCCACCTGCTGCTGCTGCGACCTCCGGGGGCACCGGGCCCGCAACTGCTGGTCGCGGTGCGTGGACCCGGCGCGGAACTGGAACGTGCCTGGCCAGCTGGCCAGCCCTCACCGCTAGACGCCTTCTTCCTACCGTGGCCGTCACGACCGGCGCTAGTCCTAGTGTGGGAGAGTGGCCTAGCCGAGGTGTGGGGCACGGGGGTGGGGCCCGGCTGGCGGCTGCTGCAGAGCACCGAGCTGTGTACTGGCGGTGGAGCCCGTGTGGTGGCCGTGGCGGCGCCCCGAGGCCGCCTGGTGTGGTGCGAGGAGCGTCAGGCCGGCGCTGAGGGCCGCGAAGGGCCTCCCGCAGTGGCTTTCAGCCACTGTGTGTGCGTCCGGACCCTGGAGCCCAGCGGGGAGGCCGGCACCAACCTGGGCCGTACACACATCCTGCTGCACAACTGCCCCCGTTTCGGGCTGCTGACCTCCCGCAAGGACCTGTTCCTGGTGCCCACTGCCACCACCTGGCCTGGCGTGGGCCACATTCTGCTCATCTGGAGCCCAAGCAAGGGCAAGGTGGTGGTGGCTGCCCCATGTCTTGGCCTCTCCCACAGTAAGAGCCTGAATCCTGGAGGAGGGGACCCGTGGGACTTCAGGACCCTGCTCCGAGGCCTTCCTGGGCTGCTGTCCCCCAGGCAGCCATTAACTGTACACACCTGGGCCCCAACTCCCCAGGGCCTGCTGTGGCTTGACTTCAGGGGCACTGTGAGCCTGGTGCAGCCCCACGGTGGTACCCGGGCTGTTGGCACCCTTCAGGAGGCACCTGCCAGCCTGGCAGGGTCTGCAGCACTGGGCGCATTTCATGGCACTCTGGCCTGTGTGCTGGGCTCCACATTGGAACTGCTGGACATGGGCAGTGGGCAGCTGCTAGAAAGGAAGGTCCTAAGTACAGATCGAGTACATCTGCTggaacccccagcccctggcatggAAAATGAGGAAGAGCTGGAGACCCGAGGGGGTCTTCGTTTGCTTTCAGCCGTGGGTCTGTTTCGAGTAGGCTGGGAAGCCCCACAAGGCCTTGAGCTGCCTTCAGCTGAAGATCTGGTGTTTGAGGAGGCCTGCGAGTACTACCAGCGGCGGAGCCTGCGGGGTGCCCGGCTCACCCCAGAGGAACTGAGACACAACAGCACATTCCGGGCACCTCAGGCCCTGGCTTCCATCCTCCAGGGCCACGTGTCCCCATCAACACTATTGACCACACTGAGGGCCGAGCTTCGGGATTACCGGGGCTTAGAGCAGCTTAAAGCCCAGCTGGTGGCGGGGGATGAGGAGGAGGCTGGCTGGACTGAGCTGGCAGAGCACGAAGTGGCACGGCTGCTGAGGACTGAGTTGATGGGAGACCAGCTGGCCCAGCTCAACACCGTTTTCCAAGCCCTCCCTACAGCGGCCTGGGGTGCCATCCTCAGGGCCCTGCAGCTCCAGCCAGATGGGAATGGCAGGCTGAGGTCCCAAGCTCCCCCTGACGTGTGGAAGAAGGTACTGGGTGTTACAACAGGTGGAAAGGAGCCACCCAGTGGGATACTGCCCCTCTTTGAACTCCTGTGCCGATGCCTCTGCCGGCTGGAGCCACGATGGCTGCCACCCTTTGTGGAGCTGGCACAGCAGCAGGGCGGGCCTGGCTGGGGATCAGGGGGCCCAGGGCTGCCCCTCTATCGCCGAGCCCTGGAAGTACTAGGTGAGGAGGGGACTAGGCCTGAAGCACTGGAGCTAGACCTGCTCTTGGGCAGTGGGCGGCCCAAAGCTGTGCTCCAAGCTGTGGGGCAGCTGGTGCAAAAGGAAGAGTGGGAGCGGGCTCTAGAGGCTGGCTTGGCCCTCAGCTCCTCCAGCCCCCTGCTTCGAAGTGAGATCTTCAAACTGCTGTTGGCCGAATTTGCCCGGCACCGCCGGCTTGATGCTCACCTCCCCCTCCTTTGCCGCCTGTGCCCACCAGACCTAGCTCCAACTGAGCTCCTGCTTCTACTGCGGACACACCTCCCAGATGAGTTGGAGCCCCCCGCCCCATTCCCTGAGCCTGGGGCAGAGCCCCCTCTCACTGTGGGCTTGCTCAGAGCCCTGCTGGAGCAGACTGGGACTCAAGGACGACCCTCTGGCCCAGTTCTAAGCCAATATGAGGACATTCTATGGGACCCAGGCACTCCACCCCCTACCCCACCTCGGGGACCTATGTCAGCCCTCCAGGCATCAGACCACCCAGGCCTGGAGGCATGGGCACCATCTGGACAGGGCCTCTGTGTGACTGACACAGGCTGA